In a genomic window of Gloeocapsopsis dulcis:
- the truB gene encoding tRNA pseudouridine(55) synthase TruB, translated as MLGFLNLNKPAGFTSHDCVARVRRLLQMKRIGHGGTLDPAATGVLPIALGKATRLLQFLQSQKAYKATIQLGITTTTDDLEGDIITSQPVSYLSLEQVTTALQQFQGKFEQIPPRYSAIQVQGKRLYDLARAGENVEIPVRSVEVFQIDILDWRPGDFPQIEVAIACGAGTYIRAIARDLGRVLQTGGTLAKLIRTQSSGFHLADSLTLEQLASQVEQDNFQPIPPPQALQHLGSITLPAEIAQKWCQGQKVPYNTTEGLSLNSPLQVYQEGEYFLGIGYLIAIDTETKLIPQIVF; from the coding sequence GTGCTAGGTTTTCTTAATTTAAACAAGCCTGCTGGATTTACTTCGCATGACTGTGTAGCGCGAGTACGGCGACTATTACAGATGAAGCGTATAGGACATGGCGGAACGTTAGATCCGGCGGCTACGGGTGTTTTACCTATTGCTTTAGGAAAAGCCACTCGATTACTGCAGTTTTTACAATCCCAAAAAGCTTACAAAGCAACAATTCAACTGGGAATAACAACGACAACGGACGATCTCGAAGGCGATATCATTACCTCACAGCCAGTGTCTTATTTAAGTCTGGAACAAGTTACAACTGCACTCCAGCAATTTCAAGGTAAATTTGAGCAAATACCACCGCGTTATAGTGCAATCCAAGTTCAAGGAAAACGTTTATACGATCTGGCAAGGGCGGGGGAAAACGTCGAAATTCCTGTGCGGAGTGTAGAAGTCTTTCAGATTGATATTTTAGACTGGCGACCAGGAGATTTTCCGCAAATCGAAGTGGCGATCGCCTGTGGTGCGGGAACATATATTCGCGCGATCGCCCGCGATCTGGGTAGAGTTTTACAAACTGGTGGCACTTTAGCTAAACTCATTCGTACGCAAAGCAGTGGCTTCCATTTAGCGGATAGCTTGACATTAGAGCAATTAGCATCTCAAGTTGAACAAGACAATTTTCAACCAATTCCACCTCCACAAGCTTTACAGCACCTTGGTTCCATCACTTTACCAGCAGAGATCGCGCAGAAATGGTGTCAAGGTCAGAAAGTTCCTTACAATACTACTGAGGGATTATCGTTAAACTCACCCTTGCAGGTTTATCAGGAAGGTGAGTACTTTTTAGGTATTGGTTATCTAATCGCAATAGACACAGAAACAAAGCTAATCCCACAAATTGTGTTCTAA
- a CDS encoding J domain-containing protein has protein sequence MSFKINRGLFQYDLIDHHAVLGIPVNADFHQIRKRYLQVARRLHPDSCTATTLEEKQRASQLLSKIVNPAYEQFSKERNRAEYLVILREMSKRLAQEASTVELKSKLSQELAQTSNLEHLYQKSIQQLAAKQYENLEQVLDIIGLMSEVNLVYLMRQGASSLPSPTSVARTSNNLKESPQPAPTPQPMSVVEQYYRRAQAFMENNNFAQARIELQDALKLEPNNSSCHSLMGVLYLKQNQVTMAKVHINKALQLNPQEPMALKAKKFIDQAAQKTQKTSTKPTGASQPNQGTNTSGGSGLFGGLFGGKKK, from the coding sequence ATGTCATTTAAAATCAACCGTGGCTTATTTCAATATGATTTAATTGACCACCATGCAGTTCTAGGCATTCCTGTAAATGCAGATTTTCATCAAATCCGCAAACGCTATCTGCAAGTAGCCCGTCGTCTACATCCTGATAGTTGTACGGCGACGACTCTGGAAGAAAAACAACGTGCCAGCCAATTATTATCCAAAATTGTCAATCCTGCTTACGAACAATTCTCTAAAGAGCGTAACCGTGCCGAATATCTGGTAATTTTACGAGAAATGAGCAAGCGTCTGGCACAAGAAGCAAGTACCGTTGAACTCAAATCTAAACTCTCGCAAGAGTTAGCGCAAACAAGTAATTTGGAACATTTGTATCAAAAGTCAATTCAGCAGCTAGCAGCAAAGCAATATGAAAACTTAGAGCAAGTCTTAGATATTATTGGGCTGATGAGCGAAGTAAATTTAGTTTACTTAATGCGCCAAGGCGCTAGTAGTTTGCCATCCCCTACATCAGTTGCGCGCACCAGTAACAATCTGAAAGAATCACCGCAGCCAGCACCAACGCCTCAACCGATGAGCGTGGTTGAGCAATATTATCGCCGCGCGCAAGCTTTTATGGAAAACAACAATTTTGCCCAAGCTAGAATTGAGTTACAAGATGCGCTGAAGTTAGAACCGAATAATAGTAGTTGTCATAGCTTGATGGGAGTATTGTATTTAAAGCAAAATCAAGTCACTATGGCTAAGGTTCATATCAATAAAGCATTGCAGTTGAATCCGCAAGAACCAATGGCACTCAAAGCCAAGAAGTTCATAGATCAAGCAGCGCAAAAAACGCAAAAGACTAGTACTAAGCCTACAGGTGCATCGCAGCCGAATCAAGGCACAAATACTTCTGGAGGTAGTGGATTGTTTGGTGGATTATTTGGCGGGAAGAAAAAGTAA
- a CDS encoding SDR family NAD(P)-dependent oxidoreductase, with product MQLAKKQILVVGASRGIGAAVARHFAQKGENVISVSRTQPITGEWIQADISTAEGIQSVVDTFGESRLDALLFMGGVWENGAFTERYNFMQSSDQETRYVIAVNTIAPIELTKKLTKNLVKSDNPRAIFIGSLSGLDNAASIEVANTASKFGLRGAAQSLNIALHDYKIGVTVINPGNVATEEVLADIEEGRFEQQVLIPLSDIISSIDWILTLSNAVNIGEINMQQKG from the coding sequence ATGCAGTTAGCGAAGAAGCAAATTCTTGTTGTAGGAGCTAGTCGAGGTATTGGTGCCGCTGTTGCTCGACATTTTGCTCAAAAAGGCGAGAATGTAATCTCTGTTTCAAGAACTCAGCCCATTACAGGCGAGTGGATTCAAGCGGATATTTCCACAGCAGAAGGAATACAGTCAGTTGTTGATACTTTTGGTGAATCTCGATTGGATGCACTGCTATTCATGGGGGGAGTGTGGGAGAATGGTGCATTTACAGAGCGTTATAACTTCATGCAAAGCTCTGATCAAGAAACTCGTTATGTGATAGCTGTGAATACGATTGCTCCTATCGAACTCACTAAAAAACTCACTAAAAACCTTGTCAAATCGGATAACCCAAGAGCTATATTTATCGGCTCATTATCTGGTCTAGATAACGCCGCGTCAATCGAGGTAGCTAATACAGCATCAAAATTTGGGTTACGAGGCGCAGCACAATCATTAAATATAGCTCTGCATGATTACAAGATTGGTGTTACGGTTATTAATCCTGGAAATGTCGCCACTGAAGAAGTACTGGCAGATATAGAAGAAGGCAGATTTGAGCAGCAAGTTCTAATTCCTCTTTCGGATATAATTTCTTCAATTGATTGGATTCTAACGCTGTCAAATGCTGTAAATATCGGAGAAATCAATATGCAACAGAAAGGCTGA
- a CDS encoding ATP phosphoribosyltransferase regulatory subunit produces the protein MVYQSPAGARDLLPLDVAQKRWIEERLQQVFHRWGYHRIITSTLEHLDTLMAGGAVQRSQLIQLQSDEGEIGLRPELTASIARAAVTRMAGVMYPQRLYYNANVFRRASSTHHNQQQEFYQAGVELLGAKGWLADAEILLLLAECMQELSLNNWCLILGEAGIARSLLSTFPANLREQVRYAIAHLDRITLETLPLSRELCDRALMMLDLRGHPADILQKIASLDLETPQAEALNNLKSLIALLDECFPVSSYQSTTPSPIILDLSLIQTFDYYTGIVFKVVSNTHPARIIGQGGRYDQLLGLYHPQAETVSGIGFSLNIEDLHQVLLPTQQLPHTTPASNWLVVPETPQAYTAAFAYAAKLRASQHLVRVEMDLGDSDLDTIREYARHRHIQQIAWINPEGLPSIEPITLTKSALSSS, from the coding sequence ATGGTATATCAATCGCCAGCTGGGGCGCGGGATTTATTGCCTCTAGATGTAGCACAAAAACGTTGGATCGAAGAACGATTACAGCAGGTATTCCACCGCTGGGGCTATCACCGGATTATCACATCAACGCTAGAACACTTAGATACCCTGATGGCAGGTGGTGCGGTGCAGCGATCGCAATTGATTCAGCTGCAATCTGATGAAGGAGAAATCGGACTACGCCCAGAACTTACCGCTTCAATTGCCCGTGCTGCAGTAACTCGCATGGCAGGAGTGATGTATCCTCAACGCCTCTATTACAATGCTAATGTCTTTCGCCGTGCATCTAGTACTCATCACAATCAACAACAAGAGTTTTATCAAGCAGGCGTAGAATTACTCGGTGCCAAAGGTTGGCTAGCTGATGCAGAAATCCTGCTGTTGCTTGCTGAGTGTATGCAGGAACTGAGTTTAAATAATTGGTGTCTCATTTTGGGCGAAGCTGGAATTGCGCGATCGCTGTTGTCAACATTTCCGGCAAATTTGCGCGAACAAGTAAGGTATGCGATCGCCCACCTCGATCGCATTACGCTAGAAACATTGCCCCTCAGTCGCGAACTTTGCGATCGCGCCCTGATGATGCTTGACTTGCGGGGACATCCGGCTGACATCTTGCAAAAAATTGCATCACTTGATTTAGAAACTCCTCAAGCTGAGGCGCTAAACAATCTGAAATCATTAATTGCTTTATTAGATGAGTGCTTCCCCGTATCGTCCTATCAATCAACAACACCTTCGCCAATTATCTTAGACTTAAGTTTGATTCAAACCTTTGACTACTATACGGGTATTGTCTTTAAAGTTGTTAGCAATACTCATCCAGCGCGGATTATTGGACAAGGTGGACGTTACGATCAACTCTTGGGACTGTATCACCCTCAAGCAGAAACAGTTTCTGGTATTGGATTTTCGCTCAATATCGAAGATTTACACCAGGTGTTACTTCCTACGCAACAACTTCCCCATACCACCCCTGCAAGCAATTGGTTAGTAGTTCCCGAAACACCTCAAGCTTATACCGCAGCATTTGCATACGCAGCCAAATTACGCGCTTCGCAACATCTCGTGCGGGTAGAAATGGATTTGGGCGATTCTGATCTTGATACTATTCGCGAATACGCCCGCCACCGCCATATTCAACAAATTGCCTGGATCAATCCTGAAGGTTTACCTTCAATTGAGCCAATAACATTAACAAAAAGTGCGTTGTCTTCTTCATAA
- a CDS encoding indolepyruvate ferredoxin oxidoreductase subunit alpha — MPHTIVTETCEGVADCVDACPVACIHPGPGKNMKGTDWYWIDFTTCIDCGICIQVCPVEGAIVPEERPELQKTP, encoded by the coding sequence ATGCCGCATACAATCGTTACAGAAACTTGTGAAGGAGTTGCTGACTGCGTTGATGCTTGTCCTGTCGCTTGTATTCACCCTGGACCAGGAAAAAACATGAAAGGTACTGACTGGTACTGGATTGATTTTACTACCTGCATTGACTGCGGTATTTGCATTCAAGTTTGCCCTGTTGAGGGCGCAATTGTTCCTGAAGAAAGACCAGAGTTACAAAAAACTCCTTAG
- a CDS encoding inositol monophosphatase family protein produces MISTSELQTYLDIATEAALAAGAVVQSYYGALDGVVEKGRPGDLVTQADKASEAVILDVLQRHLPQHGILAEESGNVGNSQSEYLWAIDPLDGTTNFAHQYPSFAVSIGLLVADIPQVGVIFDPFHQELFRAARGLGATRDRCSIRVSQTKDLSKSLLVTGFAYDRRETPDNNYAEFCHLTHLTQGVRRSGSAALDLAYVACGRLDGYWERGLSPWDITAGIILLEEAGGKVSAYDVSSFDMASGRILATNGYLHAALSNELMHVRSISLSGNNRNSEESGVTSN; encoded by the coding sequence ATGATTTCAACTTCTGAACTGCAAACGTATTTAGATATTGCGACAGAAGCAGCGCTAGCTGCTGGTGCGGTTGTTCAAAGCTACTATGGTGCATTAGATGGCGTTGTTGAAAAAGGACGCCCTGGAGATTTAGTTACCCAAGCTGATAAAGCTTCCGAAGCCGTCATTTTAGATGTGCTACAGCGTCACTTACCACAGCACGGAATTTTGGCGGAAGAATCAGGTAATGTCGGAAATTCCCAAAGCGAGTATCTGTGGGCAATTGATCCCTTGGATGGGACAACAAATTTCGCGCATCAGTACCCTAGTTTTGCAGTGTCAATTGGGTTACTTGTTGCAGATATTCCCCAAGTCGGCGTTATTTTCGATCCTTTTCATCAGGAATTATTTCGGGCGGCTAGAGGATTAGGTGCGACGCGCGATCGCTGCTCAATTCGAGTTTCCCAAACAAAGGATCTGAGTAAGAGTCTTTTAGTAACAGGCTTTGCTTATGATCGCCGCGAAACTCCAGACAACAACTATGCAGAATTTTGCCATCTTACACATCTTACTCAAGGGGTACGCCGTAGTGGTTCCGCTGCCCTTGATTTAGCTTATGTTGCGTGTGGGCGCTTGGATGGTTATTGGGAACGCGGACTTTCGCCGTGGGATATCACTGCGGGAATTATCTTACTTGAAGAAGCTGGTGGAAAAGTCAGTGCTTATGATGTGAGTTCATTTGATATGGCATCGGGGCGCATTTTAGCAACGAATGGCTACCTCCACGCAGCGTTGAGTAATGAATTAATGCACGTGCGTTCAATCTCCCTTTCAGGGAATAATAGAAATAGTGAGGAGTCAGGGGTGACTAGCAACTAG
- a CDS encoding thermonuclease family protein codes for MLLLLLILGCQPESTPQGKIVKVTRVVSGNTLEVIGLEAQRNFNSRVRLIGIDAPDLQQQPWGQTAKQQLETIVQGNNVLLEFDVQEKDSFGRYQAYVWHDKVLLNELLVAHGYVLAVARNPNDKYTQQLNRAQESARLMERGIWNPSQPMRFTPAEFRRQLILRRHRTQSLLYQSRQS; via the coding sequence GTGCTACTTCTACTTTTGATTTTGGGGTGTCAACCGGAGAGTACGCCTCAAGGCAAAATTGTCAAAGTTACGCGGGTAGTAAGTGGCAACACACTCGAAGTCATCGGCTTAGAGGCGCAACGCAATTTTAATTCACGAGTACGCCTCATTGGAATAGATGCACCCGATTTGCAACAACAGCCTTGGGGACAAACGGCGAAACAACAATTAGAAACAATTGTTCAAGGAAACAATGTTTTGCTAGAGTTCGACGTGCAAGAAAAGGATAGTTTTGGACGCTACCAGGCGTATGTTTGGCATGACAAAGTATTGTTAAATGAATTGCTAGTAGCACATGGGTATGTCCTAGCTGTAGCGAGAAACCCTAATGACAAGTACACTCAGCAACTGAATCGCGCTCAAGAATCAGCTAGACTCATGGAGCGGGGTATTTGGAATCCCTCTCAACCAATGCGTTTTACTCCAGCAGAATTTCGCCGTCAGCTAATATTGCGGAGGCACAGGACGCAATCGCTGCTATATCAATCTCGTCAATCATGA
- the moeB gene encoding molybdopterin-synthase adenylyltransferase MoeB, with amino-acid sequence MLNPNLDEIQLTKDEYERYSRHIILPEVGLEGQKRLKAASVLCIGTGGLGSPLLLYLAAAGIGRIGIVDFDVVDSSNLQRQVIHATSWVGKPKIESAKNRILEINPNCQVDLYETRLSAENALEIMEPYDVVVDGTDNFPTRYLVNDACVLLNKPNVYGSIFRFEGQATVFNYEGGPNYRDLYPEPPPPGMVPSCAEGGVLGVLCGIIGTIQATETVKIILGQGNTLSGRLMLYNALDMKFRELKLRPNPERPVIDKLIDYEFFCGIPQAKAEEEKRQMEMQEMTVQELKELLDSGADDFVLLDVRNSNEYEIAKIPGSVLVPLPDIESGEGVEKVKELLNGHRLIAHCKMGGRSAKALGILKEVGIEGTNVKGGITAWSREVDSSVPEY; translated from the coding sequence ATGCTCAATCCCAATCTGGATGAAATCCAGTTAACCAAAGACGAATACGAACGTTACTCCCGCCATATCATTTTGCCAGAGGTAGGGCTGGAAGGACAAAAACGCCTCAAAGCTGCAAGTGTCTTGTGTATTGGCACAGGTGGGCTTGGTTCACCGCTATTGCTTTATCTTGCAGCAGCAGGTATTGGACGCATTGGTATTGTTGATTTTGATGTTGTCGATAGTTCCAACCTGCAACGCCAAGTTATTCACGCGACTTCGTGGGTAGGTAAACCTAAGATAGAATCTGCAAAAAACCGCATTTTAGAAATCAATCCCAATTGTCAAGTTGATTTATACGAAACTCGTTTGAGTGCAGAAAATGCTCTAGAAATTATGGAGCCTTATGATGTTGTGGTGGATGGTACAGACAACTTTCCCACACGATATCTCGTAAACGATGCGTGTGTATTGTTAAATAAGCCCAACGTTTACGGTTCGATCTTCCGTTTTGAAGGGCAAGCAACCGTATTTAACTATGAAGGTGGTCCCAACTACCGCGACTTATATCCCGAACCACCACCGCCAGGGATGGTTCCTTCATGTGCTGAAGGTGGCGTACTTGGTGTTTTGTGCGGTATCATTGGCACGATTCAAGCTACAGAAACTGTCAAAATTATCCTAGGTCAAGGCAATACTCTCAGCGGGCGACTAATGCTGTACAATGCCCTAGATATGAAGTTTCGCGAGTTGAAGCTGCGTCCTAATCCCGAACGTCCCGTCATTGATAAACTCATCGACTACGAATTTTTCTGTGGTATTCCCCAAGCAAAAGCCGAAGAGGAGAAACGACAGATGGAAATGCAAGAAATGACTGTGCAGGAATTAAAGGAATTACTTGATAGCGGTGCAGATGATTTTGTCCTGCTTGATGTGCGCAATTCTAATGAATACGAAATTGCGAAAATTCCAGGTTCTGTATTAGTTCCATTACCCGATATTGAAAGCGGTGAAGGCGTAGAGAAAGTTAAAGAACTACTCAACGGTCATCGTTTAATAGCGCATTGTAAGATGGGCGGACGATCCGCGAAAGCGTTAGGGATTCTCAAGGAAGTAGGAATTGAGGGAACAAACGTTAAAGGTGGCATCACTGCTTGGAGTCGCGAAGTCGATTCTTCTGTACCTGAGTACTAA
- a CDS encoding META domain-containing protein produces MQTRMVSQSHNSGAVSFILKITTVALLLSLPHTFSAHLPAMSSENFQSSVALNNSSWRLECWQHKGSAVVLVPQTEISLHFKGNQVNGFGGCNRFGGSFTGVGDQLSLGALDATQRGCNAAIDKQETQFFAVFQSVRRISSDASGRLVLFYVLDTNEGALYFAPMK; encoded by the coding sequence ATGCAAACAAGGATGGTTTCTCAAAGTCATAACTCAGGCGCAGTCAGTTTTATCTTAAAAATTACGACAGTTGCCTTGCTCCTCAGCCTTCCACATACATTTTCTGCTCATTTGCCTGCTATGTCCTCCGAAAATTTCCAGTCTTCTGTTGCTTTGAACAACTCTTCTTGGAGACTTGAGTGTTGGCAACATAAAGGATCTGCTGTTGTGCTTGTACCCCAAACGGAAATCTCTTTACATTTTAAGGGCAATCAAGTGAATGGGTTTGGAGGGTGCAATCGTTTTGGTGGCTCTTTTACAGGAGTTGGCGATCAACTTTCTTTAGGAGCTTTAGACGCAACTCAAAGGGGCTGTAATGCAGCCATTGATAAACAAGAAACTCAATTTTTTGCGGTTTTTCAATCGGTACGTCGCATTTCCTCTGATGCTTCAGGTCGTCTAGTCTTATTTTATGTGTTAGATACTAATGAGGGAGCGTTATACTTTGCTCCTATGAAGTAG
- a CDS encoding Mov34/MPN/PAD-1 family protein has protein sequence MALSISPSQLQTIRTHAESKYPEECCGLLLGKVVDDGKSVVEVVPTENAWNAEAPGWEDDTTNRGKIDRYAIAPQEMLKIQKAARDRHLDIIGIYHSHPNHPAIPSECDRIYAWQQYSYIIVSVVNGECDDVQNWSLDDRQQFQSENMIVAELV, from the coding sequence ATGGCACTAAGCATTTCTCCATCACAGCTACAAACTATTCGCACGCATGCCGAAAGCAAGTACCCAGAAGAGTGTTGTGGTTTATTATTAGGTAAAGTAGTTGATGATGGAAAATCGGTAGTCGAAGTTGTCCCAACAGAAAATGCTTGGAACGCTGAAGCACCTGGATGGGAAGACGACACCACCAATCGTGGCAAAATAGATCGATATGCGATCGCACCACAAGAAATGCTCAAAATCCAAAAAGCTGCACGCGATCGCCATTTAGATATAATTGGTATTTATCACTCACACCCGAATCATCCGGCAATTCCTTCAGAATGCGATCGGATCTATGCTTGGCAGCAATACTCATATATCATAGTTTCCGTGGTCAATGGCGAATGTGATGATGTCCAAAACTGGAGCCTTGACGATCGTCAACAATTCCAGTCAGAAAATATGATTGTTGCAGAACTCGTTTAA
- a CDS encoding ABC transporter ATP-binding protein — MMKTTPLLAVEDVWAGYVKDLDILQGINFHIFPGELVAVIGPNGAGKSTLAKTVFGLLTPQRGKITFNRENIVGLKSNQIVQRGMCYVPQIANVFPSLSVEENLEMGAFIRNTPLSALKENIYATFPGLANRRRQKAGTLSGGERQMLAMGRALMLEPRLLLLDEPSAALSPLLANSVFEQIQQINKSGTAIVLVEQNARKALAMAHRGYVLDTGRDRFSGSGSELLNDPKVGELYLGAGKHN, encoded by the coding sequence ATGATGAAAACGACTCCTTTATTAGCAGTTGAGGATGTTTGGGCGGGTTACGTTAAGGACCTAGACATCCTGCAAGGAATTAATTTTCACATTTTCCCTGGAGAATTAGTCGCAGTTATTGGTCCTAACGGTGCAGGAAAATCTACTTTAGCAAAAACTGTTTTTGGGCTATTGACTCCGCAGCGTGGAAAAATCACTTTTAATCGTGAGAATATTGTCGGACTTAAATCAAATCAAATTGTACAGCGCGGGATGTGCTACGTGCCGCAAATTGCGAATGTGTTTCCCTCCTTAAGTGTAGAAGAAAACCTAGAAATGGGAGCTTTTATTCGCAACACGCCCTTGAGTGCACTGAAAGAGAATATCTACGCTACTTTCCCTGGACTCGCGAATCGACGCCGTCAAAAAGCAGGAACGCTTTCAGGAGGAGAACGCCAAATGTTGGCGATGGGTAGAGCATTAATGCTAGAACCAAGGTTGCTGTTATTAGATGAACCTAGCGCAGCACTTTCACCATTGTTGGCCAATAGTGTGTTCGAGCAAATACAACAAATCAATAAAAGCGGAACAGCAATTGTCCTCGTAGAACAAAATGCACGTAAAGCACTAGCAATGGCACATCGCGGATATGTACTCGATACAGGGCGCGATCGCTTTTCCGGTTCAGGTAGTGAATTACTTAACGATCCCAAAGTCGGCGAACTCTATCTCGGCGCAGGTAAACACAATTAG
- a CDS encoding 2Fe-2S iron-sulfur cluster-binding protein: MTRFYKIRIRDRARDKNYTLEVPEDTYILQSAENQGVELPFSCRNGACTTCAVRVLSGEIYQPEAMGLSPELRSKGYALLCVSYPLSNLEVETQDEDEVYELQFGRYFGKGKVRAGLPLDED, encoded by the coding sequence ATGACTCGTTTTTACAAAATTCGGATTCGCGATCGCGCCCGTGACAAGAACTACACGCTGGAAGTCCCTGAAGACACCTATATCCTTCAAAGTGCCGAAAATCAGGGCGTAGAACTGCCATTCTCTTGTCGCAATGGTGCTTGCACGACGTGCGCCGTACGAGTGCTATCAGGAGAAATTTATCAACCTGAAGCAATGGGCTTATCTCCCGAATTACGCTCAAAAGGCTATGCTTTGCTATGCGTTAGCTATCCACTTTCCAATTTAGAAGTTGAAACCCAAGACGAAGATGAAGTATACGAACTACAATTTGGACGTTACTTTGGTAAAGGAAAAGTGCGGGCGGGTTTACCGTTAGATGAAGACTAG
- a CDS encoding trypsin-like serine peptidase — MHALIRQSLTLGSTGLLLSLLSSYGVEALAQTSSCTNFWVNPKTGTQECVGGGTNSLPARQNRGGTVSSDTDNRAFSTQQFNTLPPSQLRSRMPIDSVQAPTNVPSNLGTTNGNAGAVPSSNNISNKNNQGDSPLSFGTSLVPYSTSRVLGGTTNPAQTSPYRQVGKLYMAFGGTTYNTVCSASMIGRSLLLTAAHCVHNYGQGSAGWARKVKFVPAQNNASEPELSYESTQYLIPSVYFNGTDTCTQTGVICNNDIALVALDNNSLGQQVGNRVGWFGYGWNGYSYAIPTGTYQNVFGNKLFASITQLGYPASFDSGLRMQINTTYGAYYATGNLKNTWIGSAMTGGSSGGPWLVNFGDNAVGGNYGSANLRNIVVGVSSYVNNEQRMGSSWFGQNVEFPNSTYGNRGAGNIGKLVYDACDNPALTGWQLQSKGRCT; from the coding sequence ATGCACGCATTAATTAGACAGTCATTGACTCTTGGGTCAACTGGATTGCTACTTAGTTTGCTGAGTAGTTATGGGGTTGAGGCACTTGCACAAACTTCAAGTTGCACAAATTTTTGGGTAAACCCGAAAACTGGAACACAGGAATGTGTAGGGGGTGGGACTAATTCACTTCCTGCCAGACAAAATCGAGGAGGAACCGTTTCATCTGATACTGACAACCGAGCATTTAGCACTCAGCAGTTCAATACTTTACCTCCGAGTCAGCTGCGATCGCGGATGCCCATAGATTCAGTTCAGGCTCCAACTAATGTTCCCTCAAATTTAGGAACTACTAATGGCAATGCAGGTGCAGTTCCATCCTCGAACAATATATCCAATAAAAACAATCAAGGAGATTCCCCATTATCCTTTGGAACTTCTCTCGTACCTTACTCTACCTCCCGTGTTTTAGGCGGAACCACTAATCCTGCTCAAACCAGTCCATACCGTCAAGTCGGAAAGTTGTATATGGCTTTTGGCGGAACCACTTACAACACTGTTTGTTCAGCCTCAATGATTGGGAGAAGTCTTCTGCTGACAGCAGCACACTGTGTGCATAATTATGGACAAGGAAGTGCTGGGTGGGCAAGAAAGGTTAAGTTTGTTCCTGCACAAAACAATGCTAGCGAACCCGAGCTATCCTACGAAAGCACACAGTACCTCATTCCTAGTGTCTATTTCAACGGAACTGATACCTGTACACAGACTGGAGTTATTTGCAACAATGACATTGCGCTGGTTGCGCTAGACAATAATAGTTTAGGACAACAGGTAGGTAATCGTGTTGGTTGGTTTGGTTATGGCTGGAATGGTTACAGCTATGCCATCCCAACGGGTACCTATCAAAACGTGTTTGGCAATAAGCTATTTGCGTCTATCACTCAGCTGGGATATCCCGCCTCTTTTGACTCAGGCTTGAGGATGCAAATCAACACTACTTATGGTGCATACTACGCTACGGGTAATCTCAAGAATACTTGGATAGGCTCAGCCATGACTGGTGGCTCCAGCGGCGGTCCCTGGCTTGTCAACTTCGGCGATAATGCAGTGGGGGGAAACTATGGCTCTGCAAATCTTAGAAATATTGTTGTCGGAGTTTCAAGCTATGTTAACAACGAGCAGCGAATGGGTTCGTCTTGGTTTGGACAAAATGTAGAATTTCCCAACAGCACTTATGGTAATCGTGGGGCAGGTAACATTGGAAAGCTAGTCTACGATGCTTGCGATAACCCTGCACTTACTGGTTGGCAACTTCAAAGCAAGGGGCGTTGTACCTAA